Proteins from a single region of Methanobacterium sp. Maddingley MBC34:
- a CDS encoding Fe-S-cluster-containing hydrogenase subunit (PFAM: 4Fe-4S binding domain) produces the protein MKELVSRPELCDECGKCERICPKNAIRVISGVPVFCLHCAEDRAPCMTVCPEDAIEKIDGAVIIHEEDCIGCGLCRDACPVGAINLDEYGIATKCNLCIERDEPLCVSVCPKNALKMSSEDMLADKRDRIAKELERVKMIMKY, from the coding sequence ATGAAAGAACTTGTTTCAAGGCCGGAACTCTGTGATGAGTGCGGGAAATGTGAACGCATATGCCCGAAAAATGCCATCAGAGTCATCAGTGGAGTGCCAGTTTTCTGTTTACACTGTGCTGAAGACCGGGCCCCCTGTATGACAGTTTGTCCAGAAGACGCAATTGAAAAAATCGATGGCGCGGTGATCATTCATGAAGAAGATTGTATTGGCTGCGGACTGTGCAGGGATGCCTGTCCAGTGGGGGCCATCAATCTGGATGAATATGGAATTGCCACCAAGTGCAACCTGTGCATTGAACGAGATGAACCACTCTGTGTTTCTGTGTGTCCTAAAAACGCTCTTAAAATGAGTTCTGAGGATATGCTAGCTGATAAACGGGATCGTATTGCCAAAGAGTTGGAAAGAGTTAAGATGATCATGAAATACTGA
- a CDS encoding 2-oxoacid:ferredoxin oxidoreductase, alpha subunit (PFAM: domain; Transketolase, C-terminal domain), translated as MVQKVFTSNRAVAEAVKLANPAVVPVYPITPQTTISEYLAQFVADGDLKAEYIRVESEHSAISAALGASGAGVRVFTATSSQGLALMHEILFAAAGMRSPIVLVNANRALSAPLSIWNDQQDSISERDSGWLQIYAENAQEALDAVLIAYRVAEDRDVLLPCMVCIDGYFLTHTVEPLEVPSQEEVDQFLPPYKPYAFLDPEDPMSIGTFTDPEYYMEARYAIEASMEGSKKVIAKAYQEFEEVFGRKYDLVETYQCDDAEIIIVAMGSVCGTIKDVIDDLRSKGEKVGLLKIRVFRPFPKEEIKEVLEKASKVAVLDKNISFGMGGVLYNNIRATTNANAYGFIAGLGGRDITPHYVKEILEKTKNPTGEVEWIGLKKEEL; from the coding sequence ATGGTTCAAAAAGTTTTTACATCCAACCGAGCCGTTGCAGAAGCGGTAAAACTGGCCAACCCAGCAGTAGTTCCTGTTTATCCCATTACTCCTCAAACAACAATTTCTGAATATTTAGCCCAGTTTGTGGCTGACGGGGATTTAAAAGCAGAATATATTCGAGTAGAATCAGAACACAGTGCAATCAGTGCCGCATTAGGTGCATCTGGAGCAGGTGTTCGGGTTTTCACTGCCACATCATCCCAGGGACTGGCCCTGATGCACGAAATACTGTTTGCTGCAGCAGGTATGCGAAGCCCAATAGTATTAGTTAACGCAAACCGAGCCTTATCCGCACCACTCAGCATATGGAATGATCAACAGGATTCCATATCCGAACGTGACTCAGGATGGCTTCAAATATATGCAGAAAACGCTCAAGAAGCTCTGGACGCTGTTTTAATAGCTTACAGAGTTGCTGAAGATCGAGACGTTTTACTGCCCTGCATGGTCTGTATTGATGGATATTTCCTAACCCACACTGTGGAACCATTGGAAGTGCCCAGTCAGGAAGAAGTGGACCAGTTCTTACCACCCTACAAACCATACGCCTTCCTGGACCCAGAAGATCCAATGTCCATTGGTACATTCACTGACCCCGAATACTACATGGAAGCCCGTTACGCAATAGAAGCTTCAATGGAAGGATCTAAAAAGGTCATAGCCAAGGCCTACCAGGAATTTGAAGAGGTATTCGGTAGAAAATATGATCTGGTTGAAACATACCAGTGCGATGATGCTGAAATCATCATAGTAGCCATGGGTTCTGTTTGTGGTACTATAAAAGATGTTATCGACGATCTCCGGTCAAAAGGAGAAAAAGTTGGACTCCTGAAAATCAGGGTCTTCCGTCCTTTCCCCAAAGAGGAGATTAAAGAAGTCCTGGAAAAGGCATCTAAAGTGGCAGTCCTGGATAAGAACATCTCATTTGGAATGGGAGGAGTGCTTTACAACAATATTAGAGCCACAACCAATGCCAATGCTTATGGATTTATAGCTGGACTGGGAGGAAGGGACATAACCCCCCATTACGTTAAAGAAATCCTTGAAAAAACTAAAAACCCCACCGGTGAGGTGGAGTGGATTGGACTCAAAAAGGAGGAACTCTAA
- a CDS encoding hydro-lyase, Fe-S type, tartrate/fumarate subfamily (PFAM: Fumarate hydratase (Fumerase)~TIGRFAM: hydro-lyases, Fe-S type, tartrate/fumarate subfamily, alpha region) produces the protein MSLIYQSQVEELICRLYEEAAIKLPVDVKKALQDAYDLEEDQTALLNLDAILENIKIAEEKNLPLCQDTGLPIIFVKMGKVQVENLKEGIINGVKKATEEVPLRPNVVDPLTRKNTGNNIGRFIPQIDIELVDTDQLEITIFPKGFGSENNNALKMALPGEGEEGIKQFVLETVLSAGGKPCPPIVVGVGIGGSSDMSLKLAKKALLRKIGEHHSEERMANLEREMLEMVNATGIGPMGLGGKTTALDVKIEYADTHTAGLPIGVCIQCWAARRATGILK, from the coding sequence ATGTCACTTATTTATCAATCTCAGGTTGAAGAACTTATATGCCGTTTATATGAAGAAGCAGCCATTAAACTTCCAGTGGATGTTAAAAAAGCTCTTCAAGATGCATATGATCTTGAAGAAGATCAAACTGCCCTTTTAAACCTGGACGCCATACTGGAAAACATAAAAATCGCCGAAGAAAAGAATTTACCCCTCTGTCAGGATACTGGTTTGCCCATTATCTTTGTAAAAATGGGAAAGGTCCAGGTTGAAAACCTGAAAGAGGGAATCATCAACGGTGTGAAGAAAGCCACCGAAGAGGTTCCACTTCGTCCCAATGTGGTAGATCCACTTACCCGAAAGAACACTGGAAATAATATCGGTCGTTTCATTCCACAGATTGACATAGAACTGGTTGACACTGACCAGTTGGAGATCACTATTTTCCCCAAGGGCTTTGGTTCTGAGAACAACAATGCACTTAAGATGGCCCTTCCGGGTGAAGGTGAAGAAGGAATAAAACAGTTCGTCCTGGAAACAGTACTCTCAGCAGGTGGGAAACCATGCCCCCCAATTGTGGTTGGAGTGGGAATTGGTGGATCATCAGATATGTCCCTGAAACTGGCTAAAAAGGCCCTTCTCCGGAAAATTGGAGAACACCATTCTGAGGAAAGAATGGCCAATCTGGAAAGGGAAATGCTGGAGATGGTTAATGCCACCGGCATTGGTCCCATGGGTTTAGGTGGGAAAACCACTGCCCTGGATGTTAAAATAGAATATGCTGACACCCATACTGCAGGCCTCCCCATTGGTGTTTGTATACAGTGCTGGGCTGCCAGGAGGGCAACTGGAATTTTAAAGTAA
- a CDS encoding phosphate ABC transporter, ATP-binding protein (PFAM: ABC transporter~TIGRFAM: phosphate ABC transporter, ATP-binding protein), which yields MEYRIEVENLNVYFDELHILKDVSLKIPKNTVTSLIGPSGCGKSTFIRTLNRMNDMISTFKMDGTVLLDGKDIYDPKIDVVELRKKVGMVFQKPNPFPKSIFDNVAYGLRVHGINDKDILEQKVEESLRSAALWDEVKNILDKSAMGLSGGQQQRLCIARTMAVEPEVILMDEPCSALDPISTTKIEDLIHKLKNDFTIIIVTHNMQQATRVSKHTAFFLHGEIVESGFTEKIFIEPEDKRTEDYITGRFG from the coding sequence ATGGAATACAGAATAGAAGTAGAAAATTTAAACGTTTACTTTGACGAATTACACATCCTTAAAGATGTAAGTCTAAAAATTCCCAAAAACACAGTAACTTCACTTATAGGACCTTCAGGTTGTGGTAAATCAACATTCATCCGTACTCTAAACCGGATGAACGACATGATAAGCACCTTCAAAATGGATGGAACAGTCCTGCTTGATGGGAAGGACATCTACGATCCTAAAATAGATGTGGTGGAACTGCGGAAAAAAGTGGGCATGGTATTTCAAAAGCCCAACCCTTTCCCTAAATCCATATTTGACAATGTGGCCTATGGTTTAAGGGTGCATGGGATAAATGATAAAGATATCCTGGAACAGAAGGTCGAAGAAAGCCTTAGATCCGCAGCACTGTGGGATGAGGTGAAAAATATACTGGATAAATCTGCCATGGGACTTTCCGGCGGTCAGCAGCAGCGTCTTTGCATTGCCCGTACCATGGCAGTGGAACCTGAGGTTATACTGATGGATGAGCCCTGTTCAGCTTTGGACCCTATATCCACCACTAAAATTGAGGATTTGATACACAAACTCAAGAATGATTTCACCATCATCATTGTAACTCACAACATGCAACAGGCTACCCGTGTATCCAAACACACTGCTTTCTTCCTACACGGAGAGATTGTGGAAAGCGGCTTTACTGAGAAGATATTCATTGAACCAGAAGATAAGCGAACTGAAGATTACATCACTGGCCGGTTTGGATAA
- a CDS encoding 2-oxoacid:acceptor oxidoreductase, gamma subunit, pyruvate/2-ketoisovalerate family (PFAM: Pyruvate ferredoxin/flavodoxin oxidoreductase~TIGRFAM: 2-oxoacid:acceptor oxidoreductase, gamma subunit, pyruvate/2-ketoisovalerate family) produces the protein MIEIRFHGRGGQGAVTAAEILAKAAFEDGKYCQAFPFFGAERKGAPVMAFSRINDKPIRRRYQVYNPDHVLVLDETLIEAVDVLSGLKDGGKVIINTKEDLKLGDADVHTIDATGIALDILGVPIVNTVMLGAFAKVIGGVSLDSIIKITKETFPGKIGEKNAKAAKIAFEQAK, from the coding sequence ATGATCGAAATTCGCTTTCACGGACGCGGTGGTCAAGGAGCAGTCACTGCCGCAGAGATACTGGCAAAAGCAGCATTTGAAGACGGAAAATACTGTCAAGCATTCCCATTTTTCGGTGCTGAGCGAAAAGGCGCACCAGTTATGGCTTTTTCAAGAATAAATGACAAGCCAATTAGAAGAAGATATCAAGTTTATAATCCAGATCATGTACTAGTATTAGATGAAACCCTCATAGAGGCCGTAGATGTGTTATCAGGCCTTAAAGATGGAGGTAAAGTGATTATAAATACTAAAGAAGATCTGAAATTAGGTGATGCAGACGTGCACACCATCGATGCCACTGGAATTGCCCTGGACATCCTGGGTGTTCCCATTGTGAACACGGTGATGTTGGGAGCATTTGCCAAGGTAATTGGTGGAGTATCACTGGATTCAATTATTAAAATAACCAAAGAAACTTTCCCGGGTAAAATTGGGGAAAAGAACGCTAAAGCAGCGAAAATTGCCTTTGAACAGGCAAAATAA
- a CDS encoding 2-oxoacid:ferredoxin oxidoreductase, beta subunit (PFAM: Thiamine pyrophosphate enzyme, C-terminal TPP binding domain): MEISEKEFLAPGHRGCAGCGATVGVRLALKALGKNTVAVSATGCLEVITTPYPETSWEIPWIHVAFENAAAVASGVERALKSQGKDTQVVVFGGDGGTADIGLQALSGAMERGHNLIYICYDNEAYMNTGVQRSGATPYGASTTTSPHGKESFGEDKPKKNIPMIMAAHGVPYVATASISYPEDFMKKVQKAREIEGPAYIHLHQPCTTGWGFNPSKTIDLGRLAVETGSWILYEIEDGEFRVTYRPMQRKMVDEYLTAQKRFKHLTEVEREYIQKNVDAICAELKI; the protein is encoded by the coding sequence ATGGAAATCAGTGAAAAAGAATTCCTGGCCCCCGGACACCGAGGATGTGCAGGCTGTGGAGCCACAGTGGGGGTTAGATTAGCCCTGAAAGCACTTGGCAAAAACACGGTAGCTGTTTCCGCCACAGGATGTCTGGAAGTTATCACCACCCCCTACCCTGAAACTTCATGGGAGATCCCATGGATACATGTAGCCTTTGAAAACGCGGCTGCAGTGGCATCCGGAGTTGAAAGGGCACTGAAATCCCAGGGAAAAGATACCCAAGTGGTTGTATTTGGTGGTGACGGTGGAACCGCAGATATTGGCCTGCAAGCCCTATCAGGAGCTATGGAAAGAGGCCACAACCTAATTTACATCTGTTACGATAACGAAGCATACATGAACACCGGGGTTCAAAGAAGTGGAGCCACACCATACGGAGCATCCACCACCACTAGCCCCCATGGTAAAGAAAGTTTTGGGGAGGATAAACCCAAAAAGAACATACCCATGATCATGGCTGCCCACGGGGTGCCCTACGTGGCCACTGCCAGCATATCATACCCCGAGGACTTTATGAAGAAGGTTCAGAAGGCCCGTGAAATAGAGGGCCCTGCTTACATTCACCTTCACCAGCCATGTACCACTGGCTGGGGTTTCAATCCATCCAAAACCATTGACCTGGGACGTCTGGCTGTTGAAACCGGTTCATGGATACTCTATGAAATCGAAGATGGAGAATTCCGTGTTACCTACCGTCCTATGCAACGTAAGATGGTTGATGAATACTTAACAGCTCAAAAACGTTTCAAACATCTTACCGAAGTAGAAAGAGAGTATATTCAGAAAAACGTGGATGCCATCTGCGCTGAACTCAAAATATAG
- a CDS encoding phosphate ABC transporter, permease protein PstA/phosphate ABC transporter, permease protein PstC (PFAM: Binding-protein-dependent transport system inner membrane component~TIGRFAM: phosphate ABC transporter, permease protein PstC; phosphate ABC transporter, permease protein PstA), with translation MSKWNEEFFIEKGLLLTAISSVIIIALIIIFIFKEGLPALQSVGFFSFLFGMEWAPSNGQYGIFPMIIGSLGITALSLLMAVPLGVFCAIFLAEIAPGTMRKILNPTIQTLAGIPSVVYGFFGLVLLVPFMRVHFGGTGFSMFTASVILTVMILPIIVSVSEDALRSIPLEYKEASLALGATHWQTIKNVIFPAAIPGIITSVILGMGRAVGETLAIIMVAGNVVQIPGSIFDPVRALTSNIAIEMGYATGVHYNALFATGIVLVFMIIVLLIIANYFHYKKKVTIGGGYL, from the coding sequence ATGTCTAAGTGGAATGAAGAGTTTTTCATAGAAAAAGGGCTTTTGTTAACAGCAATATCATCCGTTATTATCATTGCCCTAATAATAATATTCATATTTAAGGAAGGACTCCCTGCATTGCAGAGTGTGGGATTCTTCAGTTTCTTATTCGGGATGGAATGGGCACCTTCAAATGGTCAGTATGGTATATTTCCCATGATCATAGGTTCCCTTGGAATAACCGCTCTTTCACTTCTAATGGCAGTGCCCTTAGGAGTATTCTGCGCTATATTTCTGGCAGAAATAGCACCAGGCACCATGCGTAAAATCCTTAACCCCACTATACAGACCCTGGCCGGTATTCCCTCTGTGGTCTACGGGTTCTTTGGGCTGGTGTTACTGGTGCCATTCATGAGGGTGCATTTTGGAGGGACTGGTTTCAGTATGTTCACCGCATCTGTCATTCTAACCGTTATGATCTTACCCATAATTGTCAGCGTTTCGGAAGATGCCCTGAGATCAATTCCACTGGAATACAAGGAGGCGTCTCTGGCTCTGGGAGCCACCCACTGGCAGACCATAAAAAATGTCATTTTCCCGGCAGCCATTCCCGGTATCATTACATCAGTTATTCTGGGAATGGGTCGAGCAGTTGGGGAAACCCTGGCCATAATCATGGTGGCGGGGAATGTGGTACAGATACCAGGTTCAATATTTGACCCGGTGCGTGCATTAACCTCCAACATAGCCATTGAGATGGGTTATGCCACTGGAGTTCACTACAATGCCCTGTTTGCAACTGGAATTGTCCTGGTATTCATGATCATTGTTCTCCTGATAATAGCTAACTACTTCCATTACAAGAAAAAAGTAACAATTGGAGGCGGTTACCTATGA
- a CDS encoding 2-oxoacid:acceptor oxidoreductase, delta subunit, pyruvate/2-ketoisovalerate family (PFAM: 4Fe-4S binding domain~TIGRFAM: 2-oxoacid:acceptor oxidoreductase, delta subunit, pyruvate/2-ketoisovalerate family) — protein MVSIGACVKEPGSTRNNKTGSWRTFKPILDKEKCIDCGNCVLFCPEGCINQDYDIDYDYCKGCGICAEECPVEAIKMERG, from the coding sequence ATGGTATCTATTGGAGCATGTGTTAAAGAACCTGGAAGCACCCGAAACAACAAAACCGGAAGCTGGAGAACCTTCAAGCCCATTCTGGATAAAGAAAAATGTATTGATTGTGGCAACTGTGTTCTTTTCTGTCCGGAAGGATGCATAAACCAGGATTATGATATAGATTATGATTACTGCAAAGGCTGTGGTATCTGTGCAGAGGAATGCCCAGTTGAAGCAATAAAAATGGAGAGAGGATAA
- a CDS encoding phosphate transport system regulatory protein PhoU (PFAM: PhoU domain~TIGRFAM: phosphate transport system regulatory protein PhoU) has protein sequence MERRYPRIRFQKKLDGLKEEVDKMGQATLKAYRESFSTFIDYDAELVNSVMETNRKVHDMGYQIEHDAMSIIAAEQPVAGDLRFIETSIKVSSHLKRIAGLASNIADIARHIKDEEIPEKPMFDLQRMADIVDGMVSKSLAAFLAKNMNVARELHRDDDKVDDLFDHALKDITKSMFQDKESISYLIYLLFLARFLERIADRAENIGDRTIFMITCEKQQFTLEKKPPEPE, from the coding sequence ATGGAGAGACGATACCCCAGGATACGGTTCCAGAAAAAACTGGATGGATTAAAGGAAGAAGTGGATAAAATGGGCCAAGCCACTCTAAAGGCTTACAGGGAATCTTTTAGTACATTTATTGATTATGATGCAGAACTGGTAAACAGTGTAATGGAAACCAACAGAAAGGTCCATGACATGGGTTACCAAATCGAACATGATGCAATGAGTATTATAGCAGCAGAACAACCTGTTGCAGGAGATTTAAGATTCATTGAAACCAGTATTAAGGTTTCCAGTCACTTGAAAAGGATTGCAGGTTTGGCTTCCAATATTGCAGATATTGCCCGCCATATAAAGGATGAAGAGATCCCTGAAAAACCCATGTTTGACTTACAGCGCATGGCTGACATTGTAGATGGAATGGTCAGCAAAAGTCTGGCTGCCTTTTTAGCCAAAAACATGAATGTGGCCAGGGAACTTCACCGGGACGATGATAAGGTGGATGATCTTTTTGATCACGCCCTTAAAGATATTACCAAGAGCATGTTCCAGGACAAGGAGTCAATATCATACCTAATTTACCTCCTTTTCCTGGCTCGTTTCCTGGAAAGAATTGCAGATCGTGCTGAAAACATTGGGGACAGAACCATCTTCATGATCACCTGTGAAAAGCAGCAATTCACCCTTGAAAAGAAACCCCCAGAACCAGAATAA
- a CDS encoding phosphate uptake regulator (PFAM: PhoU domain) produces MLTVVLEKRLKSLEDDVLGFSWETIGRVDNSVRSFLDEDTYLAREIIEKTDEINKESYKIEHGCLKVLGLHQPLAKDLRLGAALLRTSIELERINNLSAYIARYAIDAAESDRTCYKPPHIEFMSQTVQDMLKDAVGALLNEDIQLLKRSTRSYVNLQDFYNQMFSEYEEITHGGSQTSLILVGRNLLSMGHHIMGMADRVAYSIVGKQVVHHKLFHNMLMR; encoded by the coding sequence ATGCTTACAGTGGTCTTGGAAAAACGTTTGAAGTCCCTGGAAGATGATGTCCTGGGATTCAGTTGGGAGACCATAGGAAGAGTGGATAATTCAGTCAGGAGCTTCCTGGATGAAGACACATATCTGGCCAGAGAAATAATTGAAAAAACCGATGAAATAAATAAAGAAAGTTATAAAATTGAACATGGATGTCTCAAGGTTTTGGGATTGCACCAACCACTGGCCAAGGATTTACGTTTAGGAGCAGCACTTCTGCGAACCTCAATAGAACTAGAACGTATAAACAACCTTTCAGCTTACATAGCTCGTTATGCCATAGATGCAGCAGAAAGCGACCGTACCTGTTATAAACCTCCACACATTGAGTTCATGTCCCAAACAGTCCAAGATATGCTGAAGGATGCTGTAGGCGCCCTTTTAAACGAGGATATACAGTTACTCAAACGTTCCACCAGAAGCTACGTGAACCTGCAGGATTTTTACAACCAGATGTTTTCAGAATACGAGGAAATCACACATGGAGGTTCCCAAACTTCACTGATACTGGTTGGGAGGAACTTACTGAGCATGGGACACCATATAATGGGGATGGCAGATCGTGTTGCCTATTCCATAGTGGGTAAGCAGGTTGTGCACCACAAACTGTTCCATAACATGCTGATGAGGTAA
- a CDS encoding Fe-S-cluster-containing hydrogenase subunit (PFAM: 4Fe-4S binding domain) yields MEKIIIQPDLCDGCHDCQEACSRLHGASGILVREVEGSFYPIICQQCEDAPCQLICPTEAMTKEGIEEAKCIGCGLCMMVCPFGAVEIHERKAHKCNQCPDLSTPACIKACSKRAIAKVDTVKLQAERQRKHIEKITGLGKKNRKNLDLINVMTARTRAQKAAEKEA; encoded by the coding sequence TTGGAAAAGATAATTATCCAACCGGATCTCTGTGATGGATGTCACGATTGCCAGGAGGCATGCAGCAGACTCCATGGAGCTTCAGGGATTCTGGTAAGGGAAGTGGAGGGATCCTTCTATCCCATCATCTGCCAACAGTGCGAAGACGCACCCTGTCAGTTGATATGCCCCACTGAAGCCATGACTAAAGAGGGAATTGAAGAAGCAAAATGTATTGGCTGCGGTTTGTGCATGATGGTTTGTCCCTTTGGTGCAGTGGAAATACACGAACGAAAAGCTCACAAATGCAACCAGTGCCCTGATCTCAGCACACCTGCATGCATAAAAGCCTGTTCAAAAAGGGCAATAGCCAAAGTGGATACAGTTAAGCTGCAAGCAGAAAGGCAACGCAAACACATTGAGAAAATCACCGGTCTCGGTAAAAAGAATCGGAAAAATTTGGATCTCATTAATGTGATGACTGCCCGCACCAGGGCCCAGAAAGCCGCAGAAAAGGAGGCCTGA
- a CDS encoding phosphate ABC transporter, permease protein PstA (PFAM: Binding-protein-dependent transport system inner membrane component~TIGRFAM: phosphate ABC transporter, permease protein PstA), which translates to MHRFIPPKIAQKIMTGVFWASGILTLLILLVIIGYVLLKGLPVVNLEFIFGNPINSGKSGGIFPFIMSSIYVTLIAVLVATPLGVGAAVYLSEYAGENRLVKLIRFGAETLSSIPSIVFGLFGLAFFVIYLGLGWSVLSGGLTLALMALPTILAASEVSIESINKSYAEGSLALGATKWQTIYKVVIPAALPGITTGVILGMGRAIAEAAAVLYTVGAALMIPTSIMDAARPLPLHLYILATEGISMDNAWGTAAVLVLMILIITVVTNTLVDRYRKKMMGR; encoded by the coding sequence TTGCATAGATTCATACCCCCTAAGATAGCCCAGAAAATAATGACAGGAGTGTTTTGGGCTTCGGGAATTCTCACCCTACTCATTTTACTGGTGATTATTGGATACGTGCTTTTAAAGGGTTTGCCTGTGGTAAATCTAGAATTTATATTTGGTAATCCCATAAATTCCGGTAAATCTGGAGGAATATTCCCCTTTATCATGTCCAGTATTTACGTAACCCTAATTGCGGTACTGGTTGCTACTCCACTGGGAGTGGGGGCGGCAGTATACCTTTCAGAATATGCTGGAGAAAACCGCCTGGTAAAACTGATCCGTTTTGGAGCAGAAACCTTATCCTCAATCCCTTCCATTGTATTTGGATTGTTTGGATTGGCCTTCTTCGTGATCTATCTGGGATTGGGATGGAGTGTGCTATCAGGGGGACTGACACTGGCTTTAATGGCATTGCCCACAATATTAGCCGCTTCAGAAGTCTCCATAGAATCAATTAACAAGTCCTATGCTGAGGGAAGCCTGGCACTAGGAGCCACAAAATGGCAAACAATATACAAGGTTGTTATACCCGCTGCACTCCCCGGAATAACCACAGGGGTAATTTTAGGGATGGGAAGAGCTATTGCAGAGGCAGCAGCAGTATTATACACGGTTGGGGCTGCATTAATGATACCGACATCTATTATGGATGCAGCAAGACCTTTACCTCTCCACCTTTACATTTTAGCCACCGAAGGTATATCCATGGATAATGCCTGGGGAACTGCAGCAGTCCTGGTGCTTATGATTCTAATAATCACCGTGGTTACCAACACCTTAGTTGATCGTTATCGCAAAAAAATGATGGGGCGATAA